A stretch of the Ostrea edulis chromosome 9, xbOstEdul1.1, whole genome shotgun sequence genome encodes the following:
- the LOC125659744 gene encoding uncharacterized protein LOC125659744 encodes MNLGAAIATFSSCNKAGSIPQFTQHLSSNPNNYTALVWRGRAYSIIGDNAKAKADFAKAASVTVPPRKDLAQAECEFLSGNSKQGIAILSSVVKRYPDCAEAWSSLGTRFFYGNVLDVALEYLNKAVNRGKSNGETSEPWYPWANNHLGDICYADGRIDLSSEYYNEATRTCSSLTVAHLGSSRCDILRDNTAQAKASFKVAKELNSTLVEWANFDDFRSDVVAESKGRAQASGRVRKSGAGGGGGGGRSSGGGGGGGKDKKGGDGSGGESDSDEDSGRKGRRTRGQIDGQTSQSITDVIKKLKKEAPAIKEFNGRKYYQSKDGEYWYVKDTAGHAGALLKKYKDRRSSLEFVGSMTIDKDGNLVDIDPGKKHESNKIPFIEKSKMKTCK; translated from the exons ATGAATCTCGGAGCTGCTATTGCAACGTTTTCTAGCTGTAACAAGGCTGGATCCATACCACAGTTTACTCAACATTTGAGCTCCAATCCAAATAATTATACAGCGCTTGTATGGCGTGGCCGTGCTTATAGCATTATAGGTGACAACGCCAAAGCAAAAGCAGATTTCGCCAAAGCAGCGAGTGTGACGGTCCCTCCACGGAAGGATTTAGCTCAAGCGGAGTGTGAATTCCTATCTGGAAATTCAAAGCAAGGAATAGCTATTCTTTCTTCTGTCGTAAAACGCTATCCAGATTGTGCTGAAGCCTGGAGTAGCCTGGGGACTAGATTTTTCTACGGAAATGTGCTAGATGTTGCCTTAGAATATTTGAATAAAGCTGTAAATCGCGGAAAATCGAATGGAGAAACGTCGGAGCCTTGGTATCCATGGGCCAACAATCATTTAGGTGATATTTGTTATGCTGATGGGAGAATTGACTTATCGTCAGAGTATTACAACGAAGCTACACGAACATGCAGTTCCTTGACCGTCGCACATCTAGGTTCAAGTCGATGTGATATTTTGCGAGATAATACTGCCCAGGCCAAAGCCAGCTTTAAAGTGGCAAAAGAGTTAAATTCAACATTAGTGGAATGGGCCAATTTTGACGATTTCCGTTCAGATGTTGTTGCTGAAAGCAAGGGTAGAGCTCAAGCATCTGGCAGAGTGCGAAAAAGTGGCGCTGGGGGAGGAGGTGGGGGTGGAAGAAGCAGTGGGGGAGGAGGTGGTGGTGGAAAAGATAAAAAAGGTGGCGACGGAAGTGGAGGGGAAAGTGACAGTGATGAAGATAGCGGGAGGAAAGGAAGAAGGACTAGAGGCCAGATAGACG GTCAAACGTCACAGTCCATAACTGACGTTATAAAAAAGTTGAAGAAAGAAGCCCCGGCGATAAAAGAATTCAATGGCAGAAAGTATTATCAATCAAAGGACGGAGAGTATTGGTACGTCAAAGATACCGCTGGTCACGCCGGAGCTCTGCTGAAGAAGTATAAGGATAGGAGATCATCCCTGGAGTTTGTAGGGTCGATGACAATCGATAAAGACGGGAATTTAGTAGATATAGATCCAGGGAAGAAACATGAATCAAATAAGATTCCATTCATTGAAAAAAGCAAAATGAAAACCTGCAAATAA